The following are from one region of the Methanoculleus caldifontis genome:
- a CDS encoding Hsp20/alpha crystallin family protein, which yields MTENELSCPFQRIFGPGMRGMHRRLHEQIAVPGQRIMPVIRGAGIPVDLRDLEDEIVLFADLPGVESGDVATRLTGPGTLRITVRRLLAPEEEQGGYALRERQSGEMTRVVSLPADVTEEGATATLGNGVLAVRLRKVPGKQGIEIPVREEGK from the coding sequence ATGACGGAGAATGAATTGTCGTGCCCGTTTCAGAGGATCTTTGGTCCGGGGATGCGCGGCATGCACAGGCGGCTTCACGAACAGATAGCGGTCCCCGGGCAGCGGATAATGCCCGTGATCCGGGGTGCAGGGATTCCGGTCGATCTCCGGGATCTTGAGGATGAGATCGTGCTTTTCGCCGACCTGCCGGGGGTGGAGAGCGGCGATGTCGCAACGCGGCTCACCGGCCCGGGCACGCTACGGATCACTGTCCGGCGGCTCCTGGCGCCGGAGGAGGAACAGGGGGGCTACGCTCTCAGGGAGAGGCAGTCCGGCGAGATGACCCGGGTTGTGAGCCTCCCGGCAGACGTCACGGAAGAGGGTGCGACGGCTACCCTCGGGAACGGCGTGCTGGCGGTGCGGTTGAGAAAGGTTCCCGGGAAGCAGGGGATCGAGATCCCGGTCCGTGAAGAGGGCAAGTAG
- a CDS encoding SRPBCC family protein yields MAETQFTAEAGRQDIIITREFDAPRDLVFRACTEPDLVAQWWGPKGTTTAVEKMDAKPGGTWRVVQRDTEGNTFAMHGVFHDVTSERIVDTVEYEGMPGHVVLETETLEDLGGGRTKMTDHLVFQSVEDRDAMLQQDMKEGMVGTLDLLAGVLENLKTQKQAAPAR; encoded by the coding sequence ATGGCAGAGACACAGTTCACCGCAGAGGCGGGAAGGCAGGATATCATCATCACGCGGGAGTTCGACGCGCCGCGTGACCTCGTCTTCCGGGCATGCACGGAACCGGACCTGGTAGCGCAGTGGTGGGGGCCGAAGGGCACCACGACCGCGGTCGAGAAGATGGACGCGAAGCCGGGCGGCACGTGGCGTGTCGTTCAGCGCGACACCGAGGGCAACACGTTCGCGATGCACGGCGTCTTCCACGACGTTACGTCCGAGCGGATCGTCGACACCGTCGAGTACGAGGGCATGCCGGGCCATGTCGTGCTCGAGACGGAGACGCTCGAGGACCTCGGCGGCGGGAGAACGAAGATGACGGACCACCTGGTCTTCCAGTCGGTCGAGGACCGCGACGCGATGCTCCAGCAGGATATGAAGGAAGGCATGGTCGGGACCCTGGACCTGCTCGCCGGCGTTCTGGAGAACCTGAAGACCCAGAAACAGGCCGCGCCGGCACGGTAA
- a CDS encoding SRPBCC domain-containing protein, with amino-acid sequence MAEATLTEERGRLSIQRIFAAPRERVWKAWTDPEMIAQWWGPAGFTAPVVRVDLRKGGRYHFSMRSPEGQESWSTGEYREIVPMEQLVFTDSFADAEGNVVPASAYGMSGDWPRELLVTVTFEEHGGGTKMILRHEGIPAGEPLEQTEGGWSESLEKLANVLEEGFATSLTAKPGKQEIVITRIFDAPRDLVFKASMDPELLPRWWGPGRFTTTVDVMDARSGGMWRFVQRDAEANEYAFHGVYHEVSPPDRVVDTFEFEGMPGHVMLETVTFEDLGGGRTKMTNRTVAQSVEDRDGMVQSGMEEGVNETLDRLAALLNELQGR; translated from the coding sequence ATGGCAGAAGCAACACTGACAGAGGAGAGAGGAAGACTATCCATCCAGCGCATCTTCGCGGCACCGCGGGAACGCGTCTGGAAGGCGTGGACCGACCCGGAGATGATAGCGCAGTGGTGGGGACCGGCGGGCTTTACGGCGCCGGTCGTCAGGGTCGACCTCCGCAAGGGGGGCAGGTACCATTTTTCCATGCGCTCGCCCGAGGGCCAGGAGTCCTGGAGCACCGGCGAGTATCGCGAGATCGTCCCGATGGAACAGCTCGTCTTCACCGACTCGTTTGCGGACGCGGAAGGCAACGTGGTCCCGGCCTCGGCATACGGGATGAGCGGGGACTGGCCGCGGGAACTCCTGGTGACGGTGACGTTTGAGGAGCACGGCGGCGGGACGAAGATGATCCTGCGGCATGAAGGCATTCCTGCGGGCGAGCCGCTCGAGCAGACCGAGGGCGGGTGGAGCGAGTCGCTCGAGAAACTTGCAAACGTCCTTGAGGAGGGGTTCGCAACCAGCCTCACCGCCAAGCCGGGAAAACAGGAGATCGTCATCACCCGCATCTTCGACGCGCCGCGCGACCTTGTATTCAAAGCGAGCATGGACCCGGAACTGCTGCCCCGGTGGTGGGGGCCGGGACGGTTTACGACCACGGTCGATGTGATGGATGCACGATCGGGCGGGATGTGGCGTTTTGTCCAGCGCGACGCCGAGGCGAACGAGTACGCGTTCCACGGCGTCTACCATGAGGTCAGCCCGCCCGATCGGGTCGTCGACACCTTTGAGTTCGAGGGCATGCCGGGGCACGTCATGCTCGAGACGGTGACCTTCGAGGACCTCGGCGGCGGGAGGACGAAGATGACGAACCGCACGGTCGCCCAGTCGGTCGAGGATCGCGACGGGATGGTCCAGTCGGGGATGGAGGAGGGGGTGAACGAGACCCTGGACCGTCTCGCCGCTCTCCTGAACGAGCTGCAGGGAAGGTAA
- a CDS encoding alpha/beta fold hydrolase: protein MAQKMATTAAPGRYAPVNGLSMYYETHGAGRPLVLLHGAFMTIEGSFQRMLPTLAGARQVIAVEQQAHGRTGDIDRPLTYEGMAADTVELLRQLGIRDADFFGYSMGAAIALDIAVRHPGLVHKLVLASPSYTREGAYAEMYEGEENLKAEDLADTPFVEEYARTAPNPGDWPVLVEKVKQLDREFRGWTADEVRSIRAPVLAIIGDSDVVLPEHAVEIFRLLGGGVPGDLVGLPVSRLAVLPGTTHITLIDRTDWLLEMIGEFLDAPAPEAGRG from the coding sequence ATGGCACAAAAGATGGCAACGACAGCAGCCCCCGGGCGCTATGCGCCCGTCAACGGACTTTCGATGTACTACGAGACCCACGGGGCCGGCCGCCCGCTGGTCCTCCTCCACGGCGCCTTCATGACGATCGAGGGGTCGTTTCAGAGGATGCTCCCCACCCTCGCGGGGGCCCGGCAGGTCATCGCCGTCGAGCAGCAGGCTCACGGCCGTACCGGCGATATCGATCGACCGTTGACCTACGAGGGGATGGCGGCGGATACCGTCGAACTCCTCCGACAACTCGGGATCAGAGACGCCGACTTCTTCGGCTACAGCATGGGGGCCGCCATCGCCCTCGATATCGCCGTCCGGCACCCCGGCCTCGTGCACAAACTCGTTCTCGCCTCACCGAGCTACACGAGAGAAGGGGCCTACGCCGAGATGTACGAGGGGGAAGAGAACCTGAAGGCCGAGGACTTGGCCGACACCCCGTTCGTGGAAGAGTATGCCCGGACGGCGCCGAACCCGGGGGACTGGCCCGTGCTTGTCGAGAAGGTGAAACAACTGGACCGGGAGTTCCGGGGCTGGACGGCTGATGAGGTCCGGTCGATCCGGGCGCCCGTGCTCGCCATCATCGGCGACTCCGACGTCGTTCTTCCCGAGCATGCGGTGGAGATCTTCCGGCTGCTCGGCGGCGGCGTGCCGGGAGATCTCGTCGGGCTCCCGGTCTCAAGGCTCGCGGTTCTCCCCGGCACGACCCATATCACGCTCATCGACCGCACCGACTGGCTGCTAGAGATGATCGGGGAGTTCCTCGACGCGCCCGCCCCGGAGGCCGGGCGGGGATGA
- a CDS encoding CPBP family intramembrane glutamic endopeptidase: protein MNAGRSPLTFFLLVFVLSIPFLLFAGTPLPGPLNLPVSAFMIVCPALAASILVRREEGAGGVARLLARVADFRKIRAVWYLPILLLMPAIMLLSYGVMLLSGRPLPADPFVPYLLIPVFVPLFFIAAAFEEIGWMGYAADPLQERRSALTTALIIGAVWAAWHSIPWLLLNTPTWAAGQALSTVALRVLIVWLYNNTRKSVFAATLFHGMMNVAEFSFPNLGSHYDPVVSGAIASAVAVVVVFLRGPETLAGWRYAHRRDAGR from the coding sequence ATGAACGCCGGGCGGTCGCCCCTTACCTTTTTTCTTCTGGTCTTTGTCCTCTCCATTCCGTTCCTCCTCTTCGCCGGAACACCTCTCCCCGGTCCGCTGAACCTCCCCGTGAGCGCGTTCATGATCGTCTGCCCGGCCCTGGCGGCCTCGATCCTGGTCCGGCGGGAAGAGGGGGCCGGTGGGGTTGCGAGGCTGCTTGCACGGGTCGCCGACTTCCGGAAGATCCGGGCGGTCTGGTACCTCCCCATCCTCCTCCTGATGCCCGCGATCATGCTCCTCTCCTACGGCGTGATGCTCCTTTCCGGCCGGCCGCTCCCTGCCGATCCTTTCGTCCCGTATCTTCTGATCCCGGTCTTCGTCCCCCTCTTCTTTATCGCCGCCGCGTTCGAGGAGATAGGCTGGATGGGGTATGCCGCCGACCCCCTGCAGGAGCGGCGGAGCGCTCTTACGACCGCCCTGATCATCGGGGCGGTCTGGGCGGCGTGGCACTCCATCCCCTGGCTCCTCCTCAACACCCCCACCTGGGCGGCGGGGCAGGCCCTCTCCACGGTCGCGCTCCGGGTCCTCATCGTCTGGCTCTACAACAACACCCGCAAAAGCGTCTTTGCCGCGACCCTCTTTCACGGCATGATGAACGTTGCTGAGTTCTCGTTCCCGAACCTCGGCTCCCACTACGATCCCGTTGTCTCCGGGGCGATCGCGTCGGCGGTCGCCGTCGTCGTCGTGTTCCTCCGGGGGCCGGAGACGCTCGCCGGGTGGAGATACGCACACCGGCGAGACGCCGGCAGGTAG
- a CDS encoding pyruvate kinase alpha/beta domain-containing protein: MLIFDRPGPVNTESVVNAVRENAYLAEAIIVASITGESALKIARVVAGKRIACVSCPQGMAWEVDGMDTGIFADIPELRNIRDGWKSGGLARVPMEISPQNKALLDEAGVAVIRGTIPFFGPSFSMRVHLGHISSLDIMAKTLEFFSPGTLVGMECVLMAVDAGLIPEGTPVICCAGTERGLDTAWLVRSSASANIFHPERGFRFIRPLAKPGIAENPPVGIGYIR, translated from the coding sequence ATGCTTATCTTCGATCGCCCCGGTCCGGTCAATACGGAGAGCGTTGTGAACGCCGTTAGGGAGAATGCCTATCTTGCGGAGGCGATCATCGTCGCTTCCATTACCGGCGAGAGTGCGCTGAAGATCGCCCGTGTGGTTGCAGGAAAGCGGATCGCCTGCGTCTCATGCCCGCAGGGGATGGCATGGGAGGTCGACGGGATGGATACGGGAATCTTTGCCGATATACCGGAACTCCGTAATATTCGCGACGGGTGGAAATCCGGAGGCCTGGCGAGGGTACCCATGGAGATTTCGCCGCAGAACAAGGCTCTTCTCGACGAGGCGGGAGTTGCGGTTATCCGGGGCACGATTCCGTTCTTCGGCCCGAGTTTTTCCATGCGGGTCCACCTGGGCCATATCTCTTCTCTTGATATCATGGCAAAGACCCTCGAATTCTTCTCACCCGGGACCCTGGTCGGGATGGAATGCGTTCTCATGGCCGTAGATGCCGGGTTGATCCCCGAAGGTACCCCGGTGATCTGCTGTGCCGGAACGGAACGCGGGCTTGATACTGCATGGCTCGTCAGAAGCTCCGCATCGGCTAACATCTTCCACCCGGAACGGGGATTCCGGTTCATCAGGCCCCTGGCAAAGCCCGGTATTGCAGAGAATCCGCCGGTCGGTATCGGCTACATCCGGTAA
- a CDS encoding MFS transporter, whose protein sequence is MALSAFMGTAAMSSISIALPLIMQEFDSTLGVVSWVLNGYMLVLAGFCVIIGRLADTRGLKRTFLEGILLFSIASLLCFLAWDILALIVARVLQALGAAMFIASGPALMKSGSDATILFAAALTVPALICSYLARDRRDEARDPGPVPADDRACDPGF, encoded by the coding sequence ATCGCACTCAGTGCGTTCATGGGAACGGCGGCCATGAGCAGCATCAGCATCGCTCTTCCCCTCATCATGCAGGAGTTCGATTCGACGCTGGGTGTGGTCTCCTGGGTGCTGAACGGGTACATGCTCGTCCTTGCCGGATTTTGCGTCATCATCGGGAGGCTTGCGGATACTCGCGGCCTGAAACGCACCTTTCTTGAGGGCATTCTCCTCTTCTCGATCGCATCGCTCCTCTGCTTCCTCGCATGGGACATCCTGGCCCTGATCGTGGCCCGGGTCCTGCAGGCCCTCGGAGCCGCCATGTTCATCGCCAGCGGCCCGGCGCTCATGAAGAGCGGCTCCGACGCCACGATCCTGTTTGCCGCCGCCCTCACCGTTCCGGCATTGATCTGCAGTTATCTTGCACGTGACCGGCGAGACGAGGCGCGGGATCCGGGTCCGGTGCCGGCGGACGATCGAGCCTGCGATCCCGGTTTCTGA
- a CDS encoding MarR family winged helix-turn-helix transcriptional regulator: MAARVEHLFEVFDRLIAIRNECSSQIFVECGLAEMTVKQIAYLKAIDGHADVTFSRLAEITGTSKPTVTETINKFVRMECVYRERCPDDGRVAYIRLTEKGRMVAEAERNALSRMVERMVQTLDEDEIDLLVGILGKVR, encoded by the coding sequence ATGGCGGCGAGAGTTGAGCACCTGTTCGAAGTCTTTGACCGCCTGATCGCCATCAGAAATGAGTGCTCCAGCCAGATCTTCGTCGAGTGCGGCCTTGCGGAGATGACCGTGAAGCAGATCGCGTACTTGAAAGCGATCGACGGCCACGCCGACGTGACCTTCAGCCGGCTCGCCGAGATCACCGGGACCTCGAAACCCACCGTCACGGAGACGATCAACAAATTCGTCCGGATGGAATGCGTCTACCGGGAACGATGCCCCGACGACGGGAGGGTCGCCTACATCCGCCTGACCGAGAAGGGGCGGATGGTGGCGGAGGCCGAACGGAACGCCCTCTCCCGGATGGTCGAGAGAATGGTGCAGACACTCGACGAAGACGAGATCGACCTCCTGGTCGGGATCCTCGGGAAAGTCCGGTAA
- the lon gene encoding endopeptidase La — protein sequence MVIPLFEAVVYPGARTKFKVGTGTGKVLLAAVNSAGSTHAVGLTVREGMDPSEASADSLYRTGSLIEIAHVQPANDGYLVFGEAVARVKATRLIEADGLFSAFCEPVPDLFDLDEGSRAEFLAKIRAVIRDVSGHFQGSEQFTRPIEKMDSIDQIMGFVMPFLPVDLAEKQELLEITSIRGRYAAFLDLLTRVKEGIEIRIEVAKKTSEKVGKANREAMLREQLKVIQDELNGCDGSDGEDGYRERIERSTMPEEVKKKALAELKKLESGGSQHHESQGIRNYLDLLLDLPWTVEERKSIDINEARQVLESNHNGLEKVKERIVQHLAVMKLKEEKQGSILLFTGPPGTGKTSLGRSIADALGRKYVRISLGGVKDEAEIRGHRRTYVGSLPGRIIQGMKKAGTKNPVFILDEIDKLAVSYSGDPASALLEVLDPEQNSTFSDHYLEVPYDLSDVLFIATANSLATIPAPLLDRMELIEISGYTKSEKFAIAKDHLVPTTLAEHGLDAERLRFEDEALAAIIDRYTREAGVRALKKQIARAARYVSEKIVSGTATLPYVVTAEMLPEVLGKETVRQDVARKESPPGVVTGLAWTPVGGDILFIEGTFMPGKGKLTLTGQLGDVMKESAQISLSLIRSRFAAAAPGFDFFGSDIHIHVPAGATPKDGPSAGVTLFTALASLITGRAVDPTTAMTGEVTLSGAVLPVGGIKEKVLAAHRAGIKKVVLPQENERDLVDVPEDVRRDLVFVTVETIEDVLREALNVALPGPVMHYAGNRFVPAHNL from the coding sequence ATGGTCATACCGCTCTTCGAGGCCGTGGTCTACCCCGGCGCCCGGACGAAGTTCAAGGTCGGCACCGGGACCGGAAAGGTGCTGCTCGCCGCGGTGAACAGCGCCGGCTCGACCCATGCGGTCGGCCTTACGGTCCGCGAGGGCATGGACCCCTCGGAAGCCTCGGCCGACTCGCTCTACCGCACGGGGAGCCTGATCGAGATCGCACACGTCCAGCCCGCGAACGACGGCTACCTCGTCTTCGGCGAGGCCGTCGCAAGGGTGAAGGCCACGAGGCTGATCGAGGCCGACGGGCTCTTCTCCGCCTTCTGCGAACCCGTTCCCGACCTCTTCGACCTCGACGAGGGGAGCCGGGCGGAGTTCCTCGCGAAGATCCGGGCGGTCATCCGCGACGTCAGCGGCCACTTCCAGGGCTCCGAGCAGTTCACCCGCCCCATCGAGAAGATGGACTCCATCGACCAGATCATGGGGTTCGTCATGCCGTTCCTCCCCGTCGACCTCGCCGAGAAGCAGGAGCTCCTCGAGATCACCTCGATCCGCGGCCGTTACGCCGCGTTCCTTGACCTCCTGACCCGCGTGAAGGAGGGGATCGAGATCCGGATCGAGGTCGCGAAGAAGACCTCCGAGAAGGTCGGCAAGGCGAACCGCGAGGCGATGCTCCGCGAGCAGCTCAAGGTGATCCAGGACGAGCTCAACGGCTGCGACGGCTCCGACGGCGAAGACGGCTACCGGGAGCGGATTGAGCGCTCGACGATGCCTGAAGAGGTGAAGAAGAAGGCGCTCGCCGAACTGAAGAAACTCGAGAGCGGCGGCAGCCAGCACCACGAGAGCCAGGGTATCCGGAACTACCTCGATCTCCTGCTCGACCTGCCCTGGACGGTCGAGGAGAGGAAGAGCATCGATATCAACGAGGCCCGGCAGGTCCTCGAGAGCAACCACAACGGTCTCGAGAAGGTCAAGGAGCGGATCGTCCAGCACCTCGCGGTCATGAAGCTCAAGGAGGAGAAGCAGGGCTCGATCCTCCTCTTCACCGGCCCGCCCGGCACGGGGAAGACGAGCCTCGGCCGGAGCATCGCCGACGCGTTGGGGAGAAAATACGTCCGGATCAGCCTCGGCGGCGTCAAGGACGAGGCGGAGATCCGGGGGCACCGGCGGACCTACGTCGGGTCGCTCCCCGGCCGGATCATCCAGGGGATGAAGAAGGCAGGGACGAAGAACCCGGTCTTTATCCTCGACGAGATCGACAAACTCGCCGTCTCCTACTCCGGCGACCCGGCGAGCGCCCTCCTCGAGGTCCTCGACCCCGAGCAGAACAGCACGTTCTCGGACCACTACCTGGAGGTTCCCTACGACCTCTCCGATGTGCTCTTCATCGCGACCGCGAACAGCCTCGCGACGATCCCGGCCCCGCTCCTCGACCGGATGGAGCTGATCGAGATCTCGGGCTACACCAAGAGCGAGAAGTTCGCGATCGCGAAAGATCACCTGGTCCCGACCACCCTCGCGGAGCACGGCCTCGACGCGGAGAGACTCCGGTTCGAGGACGAGGCCCTCGCGGCGATCATCGACCGCTACACCCGCGAGGCCGGCGTCCGGGCGCTCAAGAAGCAGATCGCCCGGGCCGCACGGTATGTCTCCGAAAAGATCGTCTCGGGGACCGCGACCCTCCCGTACGTCGTGACGGCGGAGATGCTCCCGGAGGTTCTCGGGAAAGAGACGGTCCGGCAGGACGTGGCGAGGAAGGAGAGCCCGCCCGGCGTCGTCACGGGCCTCGCATGGACCCCTGTCGGCGGCGACATCCTCTTCATCGAGGGGACGTTCATGCCCGGCAAAGGGAAGCTCACCCTGACGGGCCAGCTTGGGGACGTGATGAAGGAGTCGGCGCAGATCTCGCTCAGCCTTATCCGGTCACGGTTCGCGGCCGCTGCCCCCGGGTTCGACTTCTTCGGAAGCGACATCCACATCCACGTCCCGGCGGGAGCGACCCCGAAAGACGGCCCCTCGGCGGGCGTGACCCTGTTCACGGCCCTCGCCTCCCTCATCACGGGAAGAGCGGTCGACCCGACGACCGCGATGACCGGCGAGGTGACGCTCTCCGGCGCCGTCCTCCCTGTGGGCGGGATCAAGGAGAAGGTCCTCGCCGCTCACCGGGCGGGGATCAAGAAGGTCGTCCTGCCCCAGGAGAACGAGCGGGACCTCGTGGACGTGCCCGAAGACGTCCGGCGCGACCTCGTCTTCGTCACGGTGGAGACGATCGAGGACGTCCTCCGCGAGGCGCTCAACGTCGCGCTGCCGGGACCGGTCATGCACTACGCGGGCAACCGGTTCGTCCCGGCACACAACCTCTGA
- a CDS encoding DUF1579 family protein codes for MQEPKGLDRLRDRFVGEWDLDVTLRMPDGSTLAGTGTATAREVAGGYGIQNDLSFTLGGKPYQETDLWTYDREKGTVHMFGAGSDGSTHDHTGR; via the coding sequence ATGCAGGAACCGAAAGGTCTGGATCGGCTCAGGGACCGGTTCGTGGGGGAGTGGGACCTCGACGTGACCCTCCGGATGCCCGACGGCAGCACCCTTGCAGGCACGGGCACGGCCACGGCCCGGGAGGTTGCCGGCGGCTACGGCATCCAGAACGATCTCTCGTTCACGCTCGGCGGGAAGCCCTACCAGGAGACGGACCTCTGGACCTACGACCGCGAGAAGGGGACGGTCCACATGTTCGGGGCGGGCTCCGACGGGAGCACGCACGACCATACCGGCAGGTGA
- a CDS encoding MTH865 family protein, giving the protein MNVREEIRAQIVGALAGAKFPIETPEDLLAAFPAGAATTCRAGGVEMTAGEAGTLLKPEDFPFTSPGEVAETILSRAGM; this is encoded by the coding sequence ATGAACGTCAGAGAAGAGATCCGTGCACAGATTGTCGGCGCCCTCGCCGGCGCGAAGTTTCCTATCGAAACACCCGAAGACCTCCTTGCCGCATTCCCGGCCGGAGCGGCGACAACCTGCAGGGCAGGCGGCGTCGAGATGACCGCCGGCGAAGCAGGCACTCTCTTGAAGCCGGAGGACTTCCCCTTCACGAGCCCCGGAGAGGTGGCCGAGACCATCCTCTCCCGGGCGGGGATGTAA
- a CDS encoding winged helix-turn-helix domain-containing protein — protein MLHSHNCKEHDSDRSAGDLVADRAEERYGREIREIQSEIAGLRSELRRFIEHANRQNIETIIGRLREEYAGVFIGQHLSDADQRLRERMIRDCPMRERCYTAFYEFLKTSAEHIRDGEVSEEIVLSYRDRLAEMRKSGKFDSCSTCFAETNRLFEKQLELMRSLGIYQRNRETSPSIGDLPDEVLVGEILEPLANRHRFRIVQALAAELQTFSALSDLTGLRGGNLLFHLKKLQDAGMILQRHERGDYIITGKGYKTLEGICALYAALES, from the coding sequence GTGCTACACTCTCATAACTGTAAAGAGCATGACTCTGATCGGAGTGCCGGAGATCTGGTAGCCGACAGGGCGGAAGAGCGCTACGGCAGAGAGATCCGGGAGATTCAATCCGAGATTGCCGGCCTCAGGAGCGAGCTCCGGCGGTTTATAGAGCATGCGAACAGGCAAAACATCGAAACCATCATCGGCAGGCTTCGCGAGGAGTATGCGGGCGTCTTTATCGGTCAGCACCTCTCCGACGCCGACCAGAGGCTCCGGGAGCGGATGATCCGGGACTGCCCGATGCGGGAGCGGTGTTATACCGCGTTTTACGAGTTTCTCAAGACCTCTGCGGAGCATATCAGGGACGGCGAGGTGAGCGAAGAGATCGTCCTGTCCTATCGCGACCGGCTCGCGGAGATGCGGAAGAGCGGGAAGTTCGACAGTTGTTCCACCTGTTTTGCCGAGACGAACCGTCTCTTCGAGAAACAGCTCGAACTGATGCGCTCGCTCGGGATCTACCAGAGGAACCGGGAGACTTCTCCGTCTATCGGGGACCTTCCTGATGAGGTGCTGGTCGGAGAGATCCTTGAACCGCTCGCGAACCGGCACAGGTTCAGGATCGTGCAGGCGCTCGCCGCCGAGCTGCAGACGTTCTCGGCTCTCTCGGACCTGACGGGACTCCGGGGAGGAAACCTGCTCTTCCACCTCAAAAAACTCCAGGATGCCGGGATGATCCTGCAGCGGCACGAGCGGGGAGACTACATCATCACCGGGAAGGGCTATAAGACGCTCGAGGGTATCTGCGCTCTCTACGCTGCTCTGGAGTCGTAG
- a CDS encoding GNAT family N-acetyltransferase → MILEPFNPKRHSIEEVAGLIYDTEPAYFPLVFGRDREKALLKIESLILAGGNAFGHDSITCAVRAGRVAGVLVMQAPDAPGLREESLVIARAAGPVTAARFLLAELLIFAPHYLKRTTEPEYYISGLSVVPAERGRGIGAALLEGAVRQVRSRGGGRTVLSVIAPNPLAVRLYERAGLRTVSAHRAWVPFRILSVLTMIYDPVQDGSGGP, encoded by the coding sequence ATGATCCTCGAACCGTTCAATCCGAAAAGACATTCCATTGAGGAGGTTGCCGGCCTCATCTACGATACCGAGCCGGCGTATTTCCCGCTCGTCTTTGGAAGGGACCGCGAGAAGGCTCTTCTGAAGATTGAGAGCCTGATTCTGGCGGGCGGCAATGCCTTCGGGCACGACAGTATCACCTGCGCCGTCCGGGCAGGCAGGGTCGCCGGGGTCCTGGTCATGCAGGCCCCGGATGCCCCCGGCCTCCGGGAGGAATCTCTCGTCATCGCCCGTGCGGCCGGCCCCGTCACAGCGGCCCGGTTTCTCCTCGCCGAGTTGCTGATCTTTGCACCACACTACCTGAAGAGGACCACGGAGCCCGAATACTACATCTCCGGCCTCTCGGTCGTCCCGGCAGAGCGGGGCCGGGGGATCGGCGCCGCCCTGCTCGAAGGCGCCGTCCGGCAGGTCCGGTCCCGCGGGGGCGGGAGGACTGTCCTCTCCGTCATCGCCCCCAATCCCCTGGCGGTGCGGCTGTATGAGAGAGCGGGGCTTCGTACCGTGTCCGCTCACAGGGCGTGGGTGCCGTTTCGGATTCTCAGTGTCCTGACCATGATCTACGATCCGGTGCAGGACGGATCCGGAGGACCATAA